The genomic window CAAAACCCAACTCCTGCAGCTGCTGCTGGATCAGCTCGCGGTTGACCGGATTATCTTCGACCAGAAGAATCCTGCCACGGCTGCCACGGGCCGACGGACGCTGGGGTTCAGCGTGCATCGGATGCGTGATCGTAGCTCTCGCCTTCGCCTGAAGAGCCGATAACAAGGCTTGGGTGTCGTAGCAGGAAACGAAAGTGATGTTATCGCGCAACTCCGGCACGAGCGGTCCATCTGCATAGGCGCGAACCACGTGCTGGTACCGCGCGATGAGTGCCCGCTCATCGTCTTCGTCCCACGTACCTGACGCACCGAAAGTCACCAGTACCTCGTCCACATGAGTGGCTTCCGTCAGCAGGTCACCAGGCTGTGCCGCGACGGTAACCGTTGCGCCCCACGCGGAAAGCAGTGATCCGATTTCAGTGCGCCATTCCGGTGCTGCGGAGAGAAGCGCAAGTCGACGACCACGCAGGGGTTCAAGCTTTTCAGCTGGCACATCCACCGGATCGACGGGAAGATCCAGCGTGAAGACGCTGCCCACGCTTTCTGTGCTTTCAGCGTAGATGTCACCTCCCAAGAGCTGGCTCAGTTGACGACATAACGCCAAGCCCAGGCCGCTGCCGCCATAGCGACGGGCAATGCTGGCATCGGCCTGGGAAAAAGCCTCAAACAATTGGGAAAGCTGCTGAGCGGTCATGCCGATGCCCGAATCGATCACCTGGAACCGCAGCCACAGCTGAGCTTGGGAAACAGCATTTCCCTTGGTAACACGCAGAATGATTCGTCCTGACTCGGTGAATTTCACCGCGTTGCTCAACAGGTTATTGAGCATCTGCCGAATACGGTGCACATCCGCCACATAACTCGCCGCCAATCCAGCCTCGACGGCGAAGTACAGTTTTACGCCCTTGCGTTGTGCCGCTGGCGCGTACAGCAGCGCCGCCTGCTCGATGAGCGGGCGCAACTGAAAAGTCACCGGATCGATATCCAGCTGACCGGCCTCGATCCGCGAAAAATCCAGCACGTCACTGATGATCGCGAGCAAGGCATCTGCAGACAGGCGAATGCGACCCAGCCGCTCACGCTGCGATGGCTCCAAAGGGGTCCGCCCCAGCAACTCCAGGTGACCAAGTACACCATTTAGCGGCGTGCGTATCTCGTGACTCATCGTCGCCACGAAATTGCTTTTCGCGCGACTCGCCGATTCCGCTGCGGCACGCGCCTGTTCGGAATCGCGCCGCGCACGGCGCAGGTTGTCCTCCAGTTCGGTCTGCGCAGTGATATCGCGCAATGCGCACACTTGCACAGCACGATTTCGGTAATGCGCTGCCGATATGGCCACCTGCAGGTGCCGAGCGCGACCTTCCGGTAATTCAAGCACCCACGGAAATTCGTGTGACTCAGCGTCACCAAGTGTTTTTACGCGCGCGATAAGCTGCCTAAACAGTGCTTCGGTTTCGGCAACGTCATCGGTACCAAGGACATGTCGCACCACGTCATTCTGCAGAATCGACTTGCCTGATTCCGGATCGAGCAGACATAGCCCTACGGGCGACGTCTCGATGATGGTGCGATTCAGCGCTTCGCTTTCGTAGACCCGGGAAGCACCTTCCAGGGCCGGCACAAACACCCGGCGATCTATGCGCCATAGCAAGGCCCACAGCACCGCCAGAATCAACAAGGTCATTGCCGCGACTTTGGTTGCATGAGAACTCTCAGCAGCCACCACGTCGCGCCAGCTGTACATATGCACCATGGTCCAGTCCACGCCACGCAGCGGACCGGCAATCATGTAGATGCCATGCTCCCGCATCAGCACAGGTGCCAGCAGAGTGTCTTTCCAAAGCGAGCGGCTTTGCAGCAGCGGGAACAGTTCTGCCTGATGAAGCAAGGGAGACATATCTGCCTCCAGCACAACGTCCCCATCATGCGTGAATATCGCAAAAGCCCCCGGCGTCTCGGCTATCAAACGCTGCTTGAGGATAGCTATCGGTTCCAGGATTACGCGGCGAATATATACGTTGCCCTCATCCATAAACGTGATAACGCCGATCAGCGAGGGCTCACCGTTAAAAGGGTTCAGGCCGTAGTAAGACACCACTCGTCCGTCGCCTGAGCCTATTGCACCTTTTTGAGGGGACGCCGTCTTTCGAATGCGCGACTCGCCACGCATCAGCGCAGCGAATGCTTTCTCGCGACTGGAAACTTTCAGGGCGCTGAGCAATTGCGCCTCATCACGAAAACCCGCCACCGCAAGCAAGCTTCCAGACGGGTTGTAAACATAGGCACTCAGTTTTCCGGTCGACTGCACAAATGCAACAGTCGCCGCGCTGTAGGCGGAGTATTCATGGATCAACCCCAGATAGGCGGCCAATTGGTCCGGCTGCATCGCATCCGCGCCGAGACCAAGCGTCAACCAGGGCACGGCAACTTTGTTAGGGGCGGTAATCAGCGCCTGCTGTCCCTGCGCCAGAAAATCACGTGCGATCGGAGTTCCTAGCTTAAGCAGTAAATCCCGCTGGGTGCCCCACACCGTATCGCTGACATTGATACCGTTTGCGTTGGCCCTGTCGCGCTGGGTGAGGAAATAATCGATAGCTTCCTGGCCATCCTGGAACACGCCGCGCTGTTGCGCGTGGTAATGATTGATACCCGAAAGAACACTGCTTACCGCGGCGAGCAGAATGAGCAATGTAAGCAGGCATCCCCCGCCGTAAAGCAGGTGACGTTGATGGCGGCGCAAGGCGGATAGTTCACGCCCTTCCGGGCTGACCTCAGTGCGCATACCGCTATTCGGTACTTGTCTGGATT from Dyella caseinilytica includes these protein-coding regions:
- a CDS encoding hybrid sensor histidine kinase/response regulator, encoding MRTEVSPEGRELSALRRHQRHLLYGGGCLLTLLILLAAVSSVLSGINHYHAQQRGVFQDGQEAIDYFLTQRDRANANGINVSDTVWGTQRDLLLKLGTPIARDFLAQGQQALITAPNKVAVPWLTLGLGADAMQPDQLAAYLGLIHEYSAYSAATVAFVQSTGKLSAYVYNPSGSLLAVAGFRDEAQLLSALKVSSREKAFAALMRGESRIRKTASPQKGAIGSGDGRVVSYYGLNPFNGEPSLIGVITFMDEGNVYIRRVILEPIAILKQRLIAETPGAFAIFTHDGDVVLEADMSPLLHQAELFPLLQSRSLWKDTLLAPVLMREHGIYMIAGPLRGVDWTMVHMYSWRDVVAAESSHATKVAAMTLLILAVLWALLWRIDRRVFVPALEGASRVYESEALNRTIIETSPVGLCLLDPESGKSILQNDVVRHVLGTDDVAETEALFRQLIARVKTLGDAESHEFPWVLELPEGRARHLQVAISAAHYRNRAVQVCALRDITAQTELEDNLRRARRDSEQARAAAESASRAKSNFVATMSHEIRTPLNGVLGHLELLGRTPLEPSQRERLGRIRLSADALLAIISDVLDFSRIEAGQLDIDPVTFQLRPLIEQAALLYAPAAQRKGVKLYFAVEAGLAASYVADVHRIRQMLNNLLSNAVKFTESGRIILRVTKGNAVSQAQLWLRFQVIDSGIGMTAQQLSQLFEAFSQADASIARRYGGSGLGLALCRQLSQLLGGDIYAESTESVGSVFTLDLPVDPVDVPAEKLEPLRGRRLALLSAAPEWRTEIGSLLSAWGATVTVAAQPGDLLTEATHVDEVLVTFGASGTWDEDDERALIARYQHVVRAYADGPLVPELRDNITFVSCYDTQALLSALQAKARATITHPMHAEPQRPSARGSRGRILLVEDNPVNRELIQQQLQELGFEVDAAENGEAALVKWIPGKYLAVLTDINMPQMNGYDLAHQLRARDKHLSILAITATALASEIARCREVGISDVLLKPLTLDSLDDALSRYAPNGIEITPHATPSPTAGKVFPAHVRRVFVDKGISDLIALRDAMAKHDTQALIDIIHGFKGALLMLGESDAANACSVLESRLREEDAYAVEGDLPRLLETLDHVVHRFEADLSES